A section of the Streptomyces sp. SLBN-118 genome encodes:
- a CDS encoding ATP-binding cassette domain-containing protein, whose protein sequence is MTRIDKNAVEVRGLVKHYGDTKALDGVDLDVREGTVLGVLGPNGAGKTTLVRCLSTLITPDAGRAVVAGYDVVKQPRQLRRTIGLTGQYASVDEKLSGWENLYMIGRLLDLPRKDARRRADEMLERFSLTDAAKRPALQYSGGMRRRLDLAASMIGSPSVLYLDEPTTGLDPRTRNEVWDEVQRMVAEGATVLLTTQYMEEAEQLASELTVIDRGRVIANGRVDALKAKVGGRTLQIRPSDPAQLSAMARALGESGLDGIGGATVVPDEGLLYVPILSDAQLTAVVGLLGTHGFGIAHIGTHLPSLDEVFLAITGEKTPVSDTIPEEVAA, encoded by the coding sequence ATGACGCGAATCGACAAGAACGCCGTCGAGGTACGAGGCCTCGTCAAGCATTACGGCGACACCAAGGCGCTGGACGGGGTGGACCTCGATGTCCGCGAGGGCACCGTCCTCGGTGTCCTCGGCCCCAACGGCGCCGGCAAGACCACCCTTGTGCGCTGCCTGTCCACCCTCATCACCCCGGACGCCGGCCGTGCCGTCGTCGCGGGCTACGACGTGGTGAAGCAGCCGCGGCAGCTGCGCCGCACCATCGGACTCACCGGCCAGTACGCCTCGGTCGACGAGAAGCTGTCGGGCTGGGAGAACCTCTACATGATCGGGCGGCTGCTCGACCTGCCCCGCAAGGACGCCCGCCGCCGGGCCGACGAGATGCTGGAGCGCTTCTCGCTCACCGACGCGGCGAAGCGGCCCGCGCTGCAGTACTCCGGCGGTATGCGGCGGCGGCTCGACCTGGCCGCCTCGATGATCGGCAGTCCGTCCGTGCTCTATCTCGACGAGCCGACGACCGGCCTCGACCCGAGGACCCGCAACGAGGTCTGGGACGAGGTGCAGCGGATGGTCGCGGAGGGGGCGACCGTCCTGCTCACCACCCAGTACATGGAGGAGGCCGAGCAGCTGGCGAGCGAGCTCACGGTCATCGACCGCGGGCGGGTCATCGCCAACGGCCGCGTCGACGCACTCAAGGCGAAGGTCGGCGGGCGCACCCTCCAGATCCGGCCCAGCGATCCGGCGCAGCTGTCCGCCATGGCCCGTGCGCTCGGCGAGTCCGGCCTCGACGGCATCGGCGGTGCGACGGTCGTCCCCGACGAGGGTCTGCTGTACGTACCGATCCTGAGCGATGCGCAACTGACTGCGGTCGTGGGCCTGTTGGGCACGCACGGCTTCGGCATCGCGCACATCGGCACCCATCTGCCCAGCCTGGACGAGGTGTTCCTGGCCATCACGGGCGAGAAGACGCCCGTGTCCGACACGATTCCCGAGGAGGTCGCCGCATGA
- a CDS encoding ABC transporter permease yields the protein MSTATATTAQSPAPAPAPAKKAPAGEGRIGLRGNLRHIGALVRRNALQIKQDPESMFDAVLMPVIFILLFVYVFGGAISGKGNQQQYVNYVVPGMMAMMGMNISMAVGTGVNDDFKKGVMDRFRSMPIARSSVLIAKIVVEVGRMMVAVTILLGMGFLLGLQIHTSVLELLVAVGLSMVFGASLMWIFILLGLTMKTPQAVQGVAMMVLMPLQFGSSIFAPPTTMPGWLQTFTDYNPLSNLADAARNLINGGPIAHSVWMTLGWSAAITLVTAPLAVAKFRKKT from the coding sequence ATGAGTACGGCAACTGCCACCACCGCTCAGTCGCCGGCTCCCGCGCCCGCCCCGGCCAAGAAGGCACCGGCCGGCGAGGGCCGGATCGGCCTGCGGGGCAATCTGCGGCACATCGGCGCGCTGGTACGCCGCAACGCCCTGCAGATCAAGCAGGACCCGGAGTCGATGTTCGACGCCGTGCTGATGCCGGTCATCTTCATTCTGCTGTTCGTGTACGTCTTCGGCGGGGCGATCTCCGGCAAGGGCAACCAGCAGCAGTACGTCAACTACGTGGTCCCCGGCATGATGGCGATGATGGGCATGAACATCTCCATGGCTGTCGGCACCGGCGTCAACGACGACTTCAAGAAGGGCGTGATGGACCGCTTCCGGTCCATGCCGATCGCCCGCTCCTCGGTCCTCATCGCGAAGATCGTGGTCGAGGTCGGCCGGATGATGGTCGCCGTGACCATCCTGCTCGGCATGGGCTTCCTGCTCGGCCTGCAGATCCACACCTCGGTGCTCGAACTCCTCGTCGCGGTCGGCCTCTCCATGGTCTTCGGCGCCTCGCTGATGTGGATCTTCATCCTGCTCGGTCTCACCATGAAGACGCCCCAGGCCGTCCAGGGAGTGGCCATGATGGTCCTGATGCCTCTGCAGTTCGGCTCGTCGATCTTCGCCCCGCCGACCACGATGCCCGGCTGGCTGCAGACCTTCACCGACTACAACCCGCTGTCCAATCTGGCGGACGCGGCACGGAATCTGATCAACGGCGGCCCCATCGCCCACTCCGTGTGGATGACGCTGGGCTGGTCGGCGGCGATCACTCTGGTCACGGCACCGCTCGCGGTCGCCAAGTTCCGCAAGAAGACCTGA
- a CDS encoding BTAD domain-containing putative transcriptional regulator: MHYRVLGTTQALHDDGTPVALGGARLRALLTVLAVRAGRTVPVGVLVDEVWDGDPPADAVGAVQALVGRLRRALGHAAVASADSGGYRLCAAGDDVDLHRFDRLAGEGARALDEGDAVKAAALLDDALALWQGPVLADLPDRTSEAARWEARRLDARRARLAAALALGRAEEALPELTALCEAHPLDERLQVLRLRALRDAGRAAEALAAYEEVRCLLADSLGADPGHELRALHGQLLSPSPLPKAGLRPGPHTREAVAPGSGRGEGGVGNGSAQRPCAPGNLRARLTSFVGRDADIEAIHGDLAAARLVTLLGPGGAGKTRLSQEAAERVDAAGQSPWPDGVWLAELAPVDDPETVPEAVLTTLGARETVLRGAGAEELRAAEGHSDDALLRLIEHCARRQMLLLLDNCEHVVGAAAALAERLLESCPGVTVLATSREPLGVPGELVRPVDPLPDPMALRLLADRGAAATPGFRIDDDPEAAAEICHRLDGLPLAIELAAARLRMLTPRQIADRLDDRFRLLTSGSRTVLPRQQTLRAVVDWSWDLLDGAERAVLRRLSVFAGGCDLPAAEAVCGDADLDVAHVLGSLIDKSLVVAAPDGQMRYRLLETVGEYASERLDQAAERSTVERRHLVHYRELARVTDPLLRGHGQRAALDLLQLEYENLRTALRHAVAARDEQEALFLVVCLSWYWQMRDLRTEARHWATVAGELGPDPFAPPVVPAPPITERITDAPPPMSPELLQEARRGAALIRMVFIDYDVDEWTTPEKRERLRRITEAYRPGLPQTCRPPASLWFFAVVMTGEAEQLRILLDKTTETCRALEYEWELAVSLQARANVLANRSEWAGDAARDAEEALEIFTRIGDAFGAAEALSARGEARENRGEYPLAAEDFTSAIGYAEQVGAQAQTAVLRSRLGGVLLEMGEDERGEALIRDVLADVRRAGRDSTVFARLYLALWLGRNDRVQEARAEVDVILTQFQSATMAIFEGMITGFLARLDLVEGDYERSLSRARHALEKARDPLTLMVAPQMPSLHLVTSAGALAMAQPERARDAARILGASDALLPRGHFSPRYERESRADSEVAVRGVLGDAAYESAYAEGGGLTLDEAAALV, encoded by the coding sequence GTGCACTATCGGGTTCTCGGCACCACGCAGGCACTTCACGACGACGGCACCCCCGTCGCGCTCGGCGGTGCGCGGCTGCGCGCGCTCCTGACCGTGCTGGCTGTACGGGCCGGGCGTACGGTCCCGGTCGGCGTCCTCGTCGACGAGGTATGGGACGGCGATCCGCCCGCGGACGCGGTGGGCGCGGTCCAGGCGCTCGTCGGGCGGCTGCGGCGCGCGCTGGGGCACGCGGCGGTCGCCTCCGCGGACAGCGGCGGATACCGGCTGTGCGCGGCGGGTGACGACGTGGACCTGCACCGGTTCGACCGGCTCGCGGGGGAGGGGGCGCGGGCCCTGGACGAGGGCGACGCGGTCAAGGCGGCGGCGCTGCTCGACGACGCGCTGGCGCTGTGGCAGGGGCCGGTGCTGGCCGACCTCCCGGACCGTACGTCCGAGGCGGCACGCTGGGAGGCCCGCCGCCTGGACGCCCGCCGGGCCCGGCTCGCGGCGGCGCTCGCGCTCGGCCGCGCGGAGGAGGCGCTGCCGGAACTCACCGCGCTGTGCGAGGCGCACCCGCTGGACGAACGCCTCCAGGTGCTGCGTCTGCGCGCACTGCGGGACGCGGGGCGGGCGGCCGAGGCACTGGCGGCGTACGAGGAGGTGCGGTGCCTCCTTGCGGACAGCCTGGGGGCGGACCCGGGCCACGAACTGCGCGCGCTTCACGGGCAGTTGCTGTCGCCCTCCCCTTTGCCCAAAGCGGGGCTCCGCCCCGGACCCCACACGCGCGAAGCTGTTGCCCCCGGTTCGGGACGGGGGGAGGGCGGGGTGGGGAACGGCTCCGCGCAGCGGCCGTGCGCCCCCGGCAACCTGCGCGCCCGCCTCACCTCCTTCGTCGGGCGCGACGCCGACATCGAGGCCATCCACGGCGACCTCGCCGCCGCCCGGCTCGTCACGCTGCTCGGCCCCGGTGGCGCCGGGAAGACGCGGCTGTCCCAGGAGGCCGCCGAGCGGGTCGACGCGGCCGGACAGAGCCCGTGGCCCGACGGGGTCTGGCTTGCCGAACTCGCGCCCGTGGACGACCCGGAGACCGTCCCGGAAGCCGTCCTCACCACGCTCGGCGCGCGCGAGACCGTGCTGCGCGGCGCCGGTGCCGAGGAGTTGAGGGCCGCGGAGGGGCACAGCGACGACGCCCTCCTGCGGCTGATCGAGCACTGCGCGCGCCGCCAGATGCTCCTGCTCCTCGACAACTGCGAGCACGTCGTCGGCGCCGCCGCCGCCCTCGCCGAGCGACTGCTCGAAAGCTGCCCGGGCGTCACCGTACTGGCGACCAGCCGCGAACCGCTGGGCGTTCCGGGCGAGTTGGTGCGCCCGGTGGACCCGCTGCCCGACCCCATGGCGCTGCGCCTGCTCGCCGATCGCGGCGCCGCGGCCACGCCGGGCTTCCGTATCGATGACGACCCGGAGGCCGCCGCCGAGATCTGCCACCGGCTCGACGGACTGCCGCTCGCCATCGAACTCGCCGCCGCCCGCCTGCGGATGCTCACCCCGCGCCAGATCGCCGACCGCCTCGACGACCGCTTCCGCCTGCTGACGAGCGGCAGCCGTACCGTACTGCCGCGCCAGCAGACCCTGCGGGCCGTCGTCGACTGGTCCTGGGACCTCCTCGACGGCGCCGAACGTGCCGTACTGCGGCGGCTGTCGGTCTTCGCGGGCGGCTGCGACCTCCCCGCGGCCGAGGCCGTCTGCGGCGACGCGGACCTCGATGTCGCCCACGTCCTTGGATCCCTCATCGACAAGTCGCTCGTCGTCGCCGCCCCCGACGGCCAGATGCGCTACCGCCTCCTCGAAACCGTCGGGGAGTACGCGTCCGAACGCCTCGACCAGGCCGCCGAACGCAGCACCGTGGAGCGGCGGCACCTGGTCCACTACCGGGAGCTGGCACGCGTCACCGACCCGCTCCTGCGCGGCCACGGACAGCGAGCCGCCCTGGACCTGCTCCAGCTCGAGTACGAGAATCTGCGCACCGCACTGCGCCACGCCGTCGCCGCCCGCGACGAGCAGGAGGCGCTGTTCCTCGTCGTCTGCCTGTCCTGGTACTGGCAGATGCGGGATCTGCGTACCGAGGCCCGGCACTGGGCCACGGTCGCCGGCGAGCTGGGCCCGGACCCCTTCGCACCGCCCGTCGTGCCCGCCCCGCCGATCACCGAACGGATCACGGACGCGCCGCCGCCCATGTCCCCCGAGCTGCTCCAGGAGGCCCGGCGCGGTGCCGCGCTGATCCGGATGGTCTTCATCGACTACGACGTCGACGAGTGGACGACGCCGGAGAAGAGGGAGCGGCTGCGCCGGATCACCGAGGCCTACCGGCCGGGGCTGCCGCAGACCTGCCGCCCCCCGGCTTCGCTCTGGTTCTTCGCCGTCGTGATGACCGGAGAGGCCGAGCAGCTCAGGATCCTGCTCGACAAGACCACCGAGACCTGCCGCGCGCTCGAATACGAATGGGAGCTCGCCGTATCGCTCCAGGCACGGGCCAATGTGCTCGCCAACCGCAGCGAGTGGGCCGGTGACGCGGCCCGCGACGCGGAGGAGGCGCTGGAGATCTTCACCAGGATCGGCGATGCCTTCGGTGCGGCGGAGGCGCTGTCCGCGCGCGGCGAGGCGCGCGAGAACCGCGGCGAATACCCGCTCGCCGCCGAGGACTTCACGTCAGCCATCGGATACGCGGAGCAGGTCGGTGCCCAGGCCCAGACGGCGGTGCTGCGCTCCCGTCTCGGCGGTGTCCTGCTGGAGATGGGGGAGGACGAGCGGGGCGAGGCCCTGATCCGTGACGTGCTGGCCGATGTCAGGAGGGCGGGCCGGGACTCGACGGTCTTCGCCCGGCTGTACCTGGCGCTCTGGCTGGGACGCAACGACCGCGTCCAGGAGGCGCGTGCCGAGGTCGACGTGATTCTGACGCAGTTCCAGTCCGCGACCATGGCGATCTTCGAAGGCATGATCACCGGCTTCCTCGCCCGGCTCGACCTCGTCGAGGGCGACTACGAGCGGTCCCTGAGCAGGGCACGCCACGCGCTGGAGAAGGCGCGGGACCCGCTCACCCTGATGGTCGCTCCGCAGATGCCCTCGCTGCACCTGGTGACCTCTGCCGGTGCGCTGGCCATGGCGCAGCCCGAACGTGCCCGGGACGCGGCCCGGATACTCGGGGCGTCCGACGCCCTGCTGCCGCGGGGCCACTTCTCGCCCCGCTACGAGCGCGAGAGCCGGGCCGATTCCGAGGTGGCGGTCCGCGGGGTGCTCGGGGACGCCGCATACGAGAGCGCATACGCCGAAGGCGGCGGCCTCACCCTGGATGAGGCCGCCGCCCTGGTGTGA
- a CDS encoding site-2 protease family protein, with the protein MTTATSRHSDRRISPVFLGIVAVMGVTGWAVWTDFAASPGLAVFLFVTSAWIVSLCLHEYAHARTALHSGDISIGTKGYLTLNPLKYTHALLSIVLPVLFVIMGGIGLPGGAVFIERGRIRGRWKHSLISAAGPLTNVLFALACTAPFWLDALDGVPLVFRFALAFLGLLQITAAILNFLPVPGLDGYGVIEPWLSYKIRRQVEPFAPFGLLAVFGVLFIPEVNHAFFDAIHAILRGLGISEAETYCGQDFYRFWQTSDFCESVVSR; encoded by the coding sequence ATGACCACCGCCACCTCTCGCCACAGCGACCGGCGCATCAGTCCGGTGTTCCTCGGGATCGTCGCCGTGATGGGCGTGACCGGGTGGGCTGTGTGGACGGACTTCGCGGCGAGCCCCGGCCTGGCCGTGTTCCTCTTCGTCACCTCGGCGTGGATCGTCTCGCTGTGTCTGCACGAGTACGCGCACGCCCGCACGGCACTGCACAGCGGTGACATCTCCATCGGTACCAAGGGCTATTTGACCCTCAACCCGCTCAAGTACACGCATGCGCTGCTGAGCATCGTACTGCCGGTGCTGTTCGTGATCATGGGCGGAATCGGTCTGCCCGGCGGTGCGGTCTTCATCGAGCGGGGCCGTATCCGGGGCCGCTGGAAGCACAGCCTGATCTCCGCGGCGGGGCCGCTGACGAATGTGCTGTTCGCGCTCGCGTGCACCGCGCCGTTCTGGCTGGACGCGCTCGACGGGGTGCCGTTGGTCTTCCGCTTCGCGCTCGCGTTCCTGGGGCTGCTCCAGATCACGGCCGCGATCCTGAACTTCCTGCCGGTGCCCGGTCTCGACGGATACGGCGTGATCGAGCCGTGGCTCTCGTACAAGATCCGCCGCCAGGTCGAGCCGTTCGCCCCCTTCGGGCTGCTCGCGGTCTTCGGTGTGCTGTTCATCCCCGAGGTGAACCACGCGTTCTTCGACGCGATCCACGCGATCCTGCGGGGGCTCGGCATCAGTGAGGCGGAGACGTACTGCGGTCAGGACTTCTACCGCTTCTGGCAGACGAGCGACTTCTGCGAGTCGGTCGTCAGCCGGTAG
- the npdG gene encoding NADPH-dependent F420 reductase, with the protein MTSRDSAGTAPKAPAKDPWDLPDVSGLVIGVLGGTGDQGRGLAYRLARAGQKVIIGSRAVERAETAAAELGLGIEGADNAECARRSDVVIVAVPWDGHAKTLETLQKELVGKLVVDCVNPLGFDKKGAYALKPEEGSAAEQAAVLLPDSRVTAAFHHLSAVLLQDESIEEIDTDVMVLGEVRADTDIVQALAGRIPGMRGVFAGRLRNAHQVESLVANLISVNRRHKAHAGLRVTDV; encoded by the coding sequence ATGACTTCTCGTGACAGCGCAGGCACCGCGCCGAAGGCCCCGGCCAAGGACCCCTGGGACCTTCCCGACGTATCCGGCCTGGTCATCGGCGTTCTCGGCGGCACCGGCGACCAGGGCCGCGGGCTCGCCTACCGACTGGCCAGGGCGGGCCAGAAGGTGATCATCGGGTCCCGCGCCGTGGAGCGCGCAGAGACCGCGGCCGCCGAGCTCGGCCTCGGTATCGAGGGCGCCGACAACGCCGAGTGCGCCCGGCGCAGCGACGTGGTGATCGTGGCCGTGCCGTGGGACGGGCACGCCAAGACCCTGGAGACGCTGCAGAAGGAGCTGGTGGGCAAGCTCGTCGTCGACTGCGTCAACCCGCTCGGCTTCGACAAGAAGGGCGCGTACGCGCTCAAGCCGGAGGAGGGCAGCGCCGCCGAGCAGGCCGCCGTCCTGCTGCCGGACTCGCGGGTGACCGCCGCCTTCCACCATCTGTCCGCCGTACTGCTGCAGGACGAGTCGATCGAGGAGATCGACACGGATGTGATGGTGCTCGGCGAGGTACGCGCGGACACCGACATCGTGCAGGCGCTGGCGGGCCGCATCCCGGGCATGCGGGGGGTCTTCGCGGGCCGGCTGCGCAATGCCCACCAGGTCGAGTCGCTGGTCGCCAATCTGATCTCGGTGAACCGCCGCCACAAGGCGCACGCGGGGCTGCGTGTCACCGACGTGTAG
- the map gene encoding type I methionyl aminopeptidase, protein MSGQSLLVPGELSPIRSVPGNIRRPEYVGKPAPTPYTGPEVQDSDTVERMRIAGRIAAQAMEEAAKHISPGVTTDELDRVAHEFMCDHGAYPSTLGYRGFPKSLCSSINEVICHGIPDSTVLRDGDIVNLDVTAYIHGVHGDNNATYLCGDVDEESRLLVERTRESLNRAIKAVKPGRQVNVIGRVIESYAKRFGYGVVRDFTGHGINSSFHSGLIIPHYDAAHATTVIQPGMTFTIEPMLTLGTHEYDMWDDGWTVLTKDRKRTAQFEHTLVVTENGAEILTLP, encoded by the coding sequence ATGTCTGGCCAGTCGCTGCTCGTACCAGGGGAGCTCTCTCCCATCCGATCCGTCCCCGGAAACATCCGGCGCCCCGAGTACGTCGGAAAGCCCGCACCGACGCCGTACACCGGGCCCGAGGTCCAGGACTCCGACACCGTCGAGCGGATGCGTATCGCCGGCCGTATCGCCGCCCAGGCGATGGAGGAGGCCGCCAAGCACATCTCGCCCGGCGTGACCACGGACGAACTGGACCGGGTCGCACACGAGTTCATGTGCGACCACGGCGCGTACCCTTCCACCCTCGGCTACCGCGGCTTCCCGAAGTCCCTGTGCTCCTCGATCAACGAGGTCATCTGTCACGGGATTCCGGACTCGACCGTCCTGCGCGACGGCGACATCGTGAACCTCGACGTCACGGCATACATCCACGGGGTGCACGGCGACAACAACGCCACCTATCTCTGCGGCGACGTCGACGAAGAGTCCCGCCTGCTCGTCGAGCGGACCCGGGAGTCCCTCAACCGCGCCATCAAGGCGGTCAAGCCGGGCCGCCAGGTCAACGTCATCGGGCGGGTCATCGAGTCGTACGCCAAGCGCTTCGGCTACGGCGTGGTCCGCGACTTCACCGGTCACGGGATCAACTCCTCGTTCCACTCCGGGCTGATCATCCCGCACTACGACGCGGCGCACGCGACCACCGTCATCCAGCCGGGCATGACCTTCACGATCGAGCCGATGCTCACGCTGGGCACGCACGAGTACGACATGTGGGACGACGGCTGGACCGTGCTGACCAAGGACCGCAAGCGGACCGCGCAGTTCGAG